The sequence TTCATCTTGTCCCTACTCCAATGGTATCCAATTTTCAACCAAAAAGGCATCACCTGGAAAGAAACGTAATTGTATTCCTCTAATAATTCCAACAATTAATAAATGGTAAAAAAATGGAGTGGAGCAGAAACCCAACAAGGCAGCTACTACTGCAAATCTGGTCCTCTGCAAATCTCTTGATCGGAGCAATGGATGTTACTCCGGCGATGTTGGCGGCTGCAGTCGCAGTCCTCGCCGTTGTTGCATCGCTCCCAGTACTGCTGCGCCTCCTCTCTGCCAGCACCGGCGGCAAGAAGACGAAGCTCCCACTGCCTCCCGGTCCATTTGGTCTACCTTTCATCGGGCAGACGCTCAGCCTGGTCCGCGCCCTCCGCGCCAACAccgccgacgactggctccggcGCTGCGTTGCCGCGTACGGCCCCGTGTCGCGGCTGTCCCTCTTCGGCTGCCCGACGGCCTTCCTCGTCGGCCCCGCCGCCAACAAGTTCATCTTCGCCAGCGCCGCGGTGACCGCCAAGACACCCGAGTCCTTGGCCCGGATGGTCGGCCGACGGACGATCAGGGAGGTGGTCGGCGACGAGCACCGCCGCGTCAGGGCCATGATGGTCCAGTTCCTCAGGGTGGACGCCGTCAAGAGGTACGTCGCCAGCATGGACGGCGAGGTCCGGCGCCACCTCGACGAGGAGTGGCGCGGCCGGGGCACCGTGGCCGTGATGCCAGCCATGAAGCTGCTCACGTTCGACGTCATGTGCACAGCCATCTTCGGCCTCGGGAGGGACGCCGTCCGGCGGGAGCTCTGGACGGAGTTCCAGCAGCTGGTGAGGGGCATCTGGGCGGTCCCGGTGAACCTTCCCTTCACCACCTACAGCCGGTGCCTCGCGGCGAGCCGCCGCGGGCGGCACGCCGTCGCTGGGGTCATCCAGGAGAGGAGGGCCAAGCTGGAGCGCGGGGAGAGCGCGCCGTCCAGCGACGTGGTCACCAACATGCTCGCGGAGGGTCTTCCTGACGAGGAGATCATCGACAACGTCATGTTTCTCATGGTCGCCGCGCacgacaccaccgccgccctcctcaCCTTCCTCATCCGGCAGCTCGAGGCCGACAAGGATGCCTACGACAAAGTTGTCCACGGTAACTAGCTTTGCGTTCTTGATCATAAGCTAGCAATAGCATAAATTTTGATGGGTTGTTCTAATCCATGGACGATGGGATTCGAtcagagcaagaagagatcgcGCGGAGCAAGGCGCCCGGGGAGGCTCTGTCGTGGGAGGACCTCGTCAGGATGCGGTAcacctgggcggcggcgatggagacgCTGCGGATGGTCCCGCCGGTGTTCAGCATGATGAGGAAGACGGTGGCCGACGTCGAGTACGGCGGCTACCTGATCCCCGAAGGGTGGCAGGTGATCCACGCCGCCAACATGACGCAGTGGGACCCGGCCATCTTCCCGGAGCCCGGCAGGTTCGACCCGGCGCGGTTCGAGAACCCGTCGGGGGTACCGCCCTTCGCCTTCGTGccgttcggcggcggcgcgcgcgtctGCCCCGGGAACGAGTTCGCCAGGGTGGAGACGCTGGTGGCCGTGCACTACATCGTGACGCGCTTCAGGtggaagctcgccgccggctgcgACCGCAGCTTCTCCAGGTTCCCGCTGCCGTACCCGTCCCAGGGCCTCCTCATCGACATTGAGCCTATTCAGAAATGAGTGCTCGATTGCATCCGATTCAGCTCGAGGAATCCGTGTGCAGAAGCAGGAAGCGCCTTGAGAAAGTTCAGTAACAGCTGTTAGCTGTAGTTCAGTTCAGTTGGCTTGATGTACAGGTTTACTGGCAGTGAATTTGCAGCATAATTTTCTGTTGCTTGTCAGTAATTATGCCAGTATACTGAAACTGAACTATATATATAATGGAAGTCACAGTGATATACTGAATAcgattatatatttattatttaaaactaattgcgcaAATGTGCGGGCAGTTGGCTAGTTAGCACAAAACTTTAGTGAACTTTACATACAGAGAAGAATCACAATCACCCCCAGGATTTACAAAATGTACAGCAGCTAATCTTTCCATCCTTCATTATGTCAAAAAACTCAAAATGCCCACTCTAGTTACTTTCTGCACATAGGCAATGCAGTTTGTTTCAGCTCTGGCACCTACTATTGTCGGACAAGAACAGGTACCGGAATCTTGAATCGAATGGTATAACGCTAAAACTGCGCACTCCAAGAAGACGCTGCTTGTGTGACGATGAACTCTCTTGGATTGCAGCGACTTGGTCCAGGGTTAGATGCCGGCAGATCCAGTCGGCAAGCAGAGAGTCCTCCACAATGCCCTTGGC comes from Panicum virgatum strain AP13 chromosome 4K, P.virgatum_v5, whole genome shotgun sequence and encodes:
- the LOC120704313 gene encoding cytochrome P450 716A1-like, encoding MEWSRNPTRQLLLQIWSSANLLIGAMDVTPAMLAAAVAVLAVVASLPVLLRLLSASTGGKKTKLPLPPGPFGLPFIGQTLSLVRALRANTADDWLRRCVAAYGPVSRLSLFGCPTAFLVGPAANKFIFASAAVTAKTPESLARMVGRRTIREVVGDEHRRVRAMMVQFLRVDAVKRYVASMDGEVRRHLDEEWRGRGTVAVMPAMKLLTFDVMCTAIFGLGRDAVRRELWTEFQQLVRGIWAVPVNLPFTTYSRCLAASRRGRHAVAGVIQERRAKLERGESAPSSDVVTNMLAEGLPDEEIIDNVMFLMVAAHDTTAALLTFLIRQLEADKDAYDKVVHEQEEIARSKAPGEALSWEDLVRMRYTWAAAMETLRMVPPVFSMMRKTVADVEYGGYLIPEGWQVIHAANMTQWDPAIFPEPGRFDPARFENPSGVPPFAFVPFGGGARVCPGNEFARVETLVAVHYIVTRFRWKLAAGCDRSFSRFPLPYPSQGLLIDIEPIQK